In a single window of the Manis pentadactyla isolate mManPen7 chromosome 14, mManPen7.hap1, whole genome shotgun sequence genome:
- the YWHAH gene encoding 14-3-3 protein eta, translating to MGDREQLLQRARLAEQAERYDDMASAMKAVTELNEPLSNEDRNLLSVAYKNVVGARRSSWRVISSIEQKTMADGNEKKLEKVKAYREKIEKELETVCNDVLALLDKFLIKNCNDFQYESKVFYLKMKGDYYRYLAEVASGEKKNSVVEASEAAYKEAFEISKEHMQPTHPIRLGLALNFSVFYYEIQNAPEQACLLAKQAFDDAIAELDTLNEDSYKDSTLIMQLLRDNLTLWTSDQQDEEAGEGN from the exons ATGGGGGACCGGGAGCAGCTGCTGCAGCGGGCGCGGCTGGCCGAGCAGGCGGAGCGCTACGACGACATGGCTTCCGCCATGAAGGCG GTGACAGAGCTCAATGAACCTCTCTCCAATGAAGATCGAAACCTCCTGTCTGTGGCCTACAAGAATGTGGTTGGTGCCCGGCGGTCTTCTTGGAGGGTCATCAGCAGCATTGAGCAGAAAACCATGGCTGATGGAAATGAGAAGAAATTGGAGAAAGTTAAAGCTTACCGGGAGAAGATTGAGAAGGAGCTGGAAACAGTGTGCAATGATGTCCTGGCCCTGCTTGACAAGTTCCTCATCAAGAACTGCAATGATTTTCAGTATGAGAGCAAGGTGTTTTACCTGAAAATGAAAGGCGACTACTACCGCTACTTGGCAGAGGTAGCTTCCGGGGagaagaaaaacagtgtggttgaAGCTTCGGAGGCTGCCTACAAGGAAGCCTTTGAAATCAGCAAAGAGCACATGCAGCCGACACACCCCATCCGCCTGGGCCTGGCCCTCAACTTCTCCGTGTTCTACTACGAGATCCAGAATGCGCCCGAGCAGGCCTGCCTCTTGGCCAAACAAGCCTTTGACGACGCCATAGCTGAGCTGGACACACTCAATGAGGATTCCTATAAGGACTCCACGCTCATCATGCAGCTGCTGCGGGACAACCTCACCCTCTGGACGAGCGACCAGCAGGACGAGGAAGCGGGGGAGGGCAACTGA